The Faecalibacterium prausnitzii genome includes a window with the following:
- a CDS encoding RICIN domain-containing protein has product MAKASQVVLMENEFYLIKAPNGKVLEVKNFNTENGAAIGLWDYAGHPWQQWQFVDAGEGRWRIQNRFTGKFIDLALGGVVEGTWLHQWSRSSGLSQCWALEPTRSGRTRIRNVLADKYIDLVGMNTANGAQAQIWNYVSGGNQEWNLVRVDPASTQINARGNEAHDPEPTPSQRKHQNDLVRKLNNAGKGRAARK; this is encoded by the coding sequence ATGGCAAAAGCATCGCAGGTCGTTTTAATGGAAAATGAATTTTACCTGATCAAAGCCCCGAACGGGAAGGTGTTGGAGGTAAAGAACTTCAATACCGAGAACGGCGCTGCGATCGGGTTGTGGGATTACGCAGGCCATCCGTGGCAGCAGTGGCAGTTCGTGGACGCCGGTGAGGGCCGCTGGCGCATCCAGAACCGGTTCACAGGCAAGTTCATCGATCTGGCGCTCGGCGGCGTGGTCGAGGGCACCTGGCTGCACCAGTGGAGCCGCAGCAGCGGGCTGAGCCAGTGCTGGGCGCTGGAACCCACCCGCAGCGGCCGCACCCGCATCCGGAACGTGCTGGCTGACAAGTACATCGACCTCGTGGGCATGAACACCGCGAACGGTGCCCAGGCCCAGATCTGGAACTACGTCTCCGGCGGCAATCAGGAGTGGAATCTTGTCCGCGTGGACCCCGCTTCCACCCAGATCAACGCGCGCGGCAACGAGGCGCACGACCCGGAACCCACCCCCTCGCAGCGCAAGCACCAGAACGATCTGGTCCGCAAGCTGAACAATGCCGGCAAGGGCCGCGCTGCACGGAAATAA
- a CDS encoding NUDIX hydrolase has protein sequence MNPEFPMRNTTLCYLEQDGKWLMLHRVTKKNDMNHDKWIGVGGKFEPFESPEDCLLREVQEETGLQLTRFRCRGIVTFILGRLTEYMHLYTADGWTGELIRDPARNEGVLEWVPTDTVETLPIWEGDKIFLRLLKEDCPFFSLKLTYEGDTLTEAVLDGKRIFSAAKKPQGL, from the coding sequence ATGAACCCTGAATTTCCCATGCGGAACACGACGCTGTGCTATCTGGAGCAGGACGGCAAGTGGCTGATGCTCCACCGCGTCACCAAGAAAAACGACATGAACCACGACAAATGGATCGGCGTGGGCGGCAAGTTCGAGCCGTTCGAAAGCCCGGAAGACTGCCTGCTGCGCGAGGTGCAGGAAGAGACCGGCCTTCAGCTGACCCGCTTCCGCTGCCGGGGCATCGTGACCTTCATTCTGGGCCGTCTAACCGAGTACATGCACCTTTACACCGCAGACGGCTGGACCGGTGAACTGATCCGGGACCCCGCCCGCAACGAAGGGGTGCTGGAATGGGTGCCGACGGACACCGTCGAAACGCTGCCCATCTGGGAGGGCGACAAGATCTTCCTCCGCCTGCTCAAAGAGGACTGCCCGTTCTTCTCCCTCAAGCTGACCTATGAGGGGGATACTTTAACGGAGGCGGTCCTCGATG